One segment of Vibrio mimicus DNA contains the following:
- a CDS encoding CidA/LrgA family protein, protein MIKKIAQYCVSMGLIFLCLLAGINLQTWLGIAIPGSIIGLLILFGLMASGLVPVEWVKPSATLFIRYMILLFVPISVGLMVHFDTLLANIAPILASAIGGTLIVMVTLGLILDRMLKKGKKSCG, encoded by the coding sequence ATGATCAAAAAAATAGCTCAATACTGCGTCTCGATGGGACTGATTTTTCTCTGTCTTTTGGCAGGCATCAACTTACAAACTTGGTTAGGCATTGCCATTCCCGGCAGCATCATAGGGTTACTGATCCTATTTGGCTTGATGGCCAGCGGTTTAGTTCCTGTCGAATGGGTCAAACCTAGCGCCACCCTTTTTATCCGCTACATGATTTTACTGTTCGTCCCGATCAGTGTCGGCTTGATGGTGCACTTCGATACGCTACTGGCTAACATCGCACCGATCCTTGCCAGCGCTATCGGAGGCACCTTAATTGTTATGGTGACACTGGGACTGATACTGGATCGCATGCTGAAGAAGGGGAAAAAATCATGTGGTTGA
- a CDS encoding nucleoside triphosphate pyrophosphohydrolase family protein: protein MQLTKLTQEIFDHLYRDISEFRQTFDLPVAAPQTLNEQADTLHSSLAIEELTELAQADNKTEQADAIVDTVYVLMGRLVHLGQAKMADNLAISYLIDLLLHVANNLNIEFLPCWDEVHSSNMSKVCRNEQEYLDTEKFYAEQGIKLMAVHQGEYIIAKCAEDFISESKTIRQGKVLKSVYYRPANLAALTQ, encoded by the coding sequence ATGCAATTAACCAAGCTGACGCAAGAGATCTTCGACCACTTATATCGTGATATCAGTGAGTTTCGTCAAACCTTTGATCTGCCGGTCGCCGCGCCACAAACTTTAAACGAGCAGGCTGATACCTTACACAGCTCTTTGGCGATAGAAGAGCTGACAGAGCTTGCACAAGCCGATAATAAAACTGAACAAGCGGATGCTATTGTGGATACCGTGTACGTTCTTATGGGACGACTGGTGCATTTGGGACAAGCTAAAATGGCAGACAATCTCGCCATCAGCTATCTGATTGATCTTCTTCTGCATGTCGCCAATAACTTAAACATCGAATTCCTACCTTGCTGGGATGAAGTGCATAGCTCCAACATGAGTAAAGTGTGCCGTAACGAGCAAGAGTATTTAGATACTGAGAAATTCTATGCGGAACAAGGTATTAAACTGATGGCGGTTCACCAAGGTGAGTACATCATTGCAAAATGTGCCGAAGATTTTATCTCTGAGTCAAAAACCATTCGTCAGGGTAAAGTGCTCAAATCCGTTTACTATCGTCCGGCTAACTTGGCGGCGCTGACTCAATAG
- a CDS encoding succinylglutamate desuccinylase, whose product MTKSLFRQSFLFDSLDLAHPMGTQSLSTAQGVTLTLHQRGVLEVIPAQYDATTKNIVISCGIHGDETAPMELMDKWIDDIVSGFQPVAERCLFILAHPQATGQHTRFIEQNLNRLFDDKPHVHTIESAIADNLKLLLTQFFVNTEEYSRWHLDLHCAIRASKHYSFAVSPKSRHAVRSRELIQFVEQAHIEAVMLSNAPSSTFSWYSAEHFAAQALTLELGQVARLGENKLDRLLALDLAMRDLISRHKPEHLPRKAVMYRVSRTIVRLHDDFDFRFSDDVENFTAFMHGEVFGHDGEKPLMAKNEGEAIVFPNRNVAIGQRAALMVCKVITRYEDDQLVYD is encoded by the coding sequence ATGACGAAGTCTCTCTTCCGCCAATCTTTTCTGTTCGATAGCTTAGACCTTGCTCATCCCATGGGCACCCAATCGCTGTCTACGGCTCAAGGTGTAACCCTGACGCTACACCAGCGTGGCGTGTTAGAAGTTATCCCTGCACAGTATGATGCAACCACCAAAAATATAGTGATTTCTTGCGGCATCCACGGTGATGAAACGGCGCCTATGGAGCTCATGGATAAGTGGATTGACGATATTGTCAGCGGATTTCAACCGGTAGCAGAGCGCTGTTTGTTCATTCTGGCTCACCCTCAAGCTACAGGGCAGCATACGCGCTTCATTGAGCAGAACCTCAACCGCTTATTTGATGATAAACCCCACGTGCACACTATCGAATCTGCGATTGCGGATAATCTGAAATTACTGCTTACGCAATTTTTCGTCAATACAGAAGAGTATTCTCGTTGGCACTTGGACTTGCACTGCGCAATTCGTGCGTCTAAACATTATTCCTTCGCGGTGAGCCCCAAATCACGTCATGCAGTGCGAAGCCGAGAGTTGATCCAGTTTGTTGAACAAGCTCATATCGAAGCGGTCATGCTTTCAAATGCCCCATCCAGTACGTTTAGTTGGTACTCAGCAGAGCATTTTGCTGCTCAAGCTTTAACCTTAGAGCTTGGCCAAGTTGCTCGTTTAGGTGAAAACAAATTAGATCGCCTCTTAGCCTTAGATTTGGCGATGCGTGATCTGATCTCTCGTCATAAACCTGAACATCTACCAAGAAAGGCCGTGATGTATCGAGTGAGTCGAACCATAGTGCGACTTCACGATGATTTTGATTTTCGCTTCAGTGATGATGTGGAAAACTTCACCGCCTTTATGCACGGTGAGGTGTTTGGCCATGATGGTGAGAAGCCATTGATGGCGAAAAATGAAGGGGAAGCGATCGTATTCCCGAATCGGAATGTGGCAATAGGGCAACGTGCTGCATTAATGGTGTGTAAAGTGATTACCCGCTATGAAGATGACCAATTGGTGTACGACTGA
- the btuD gene encoding vitamin B12 ABC transporter ATP-binding protein BtuD, translating into MIRVNSLQVDSRLLPLSLSANAGEVWHVIGPNGSGKSTFLAALAGLTSFSGSIQIDELEVGEASLSELALHRAYLAQNDKPSFQLQVFQYLALSIPASMAIDSPEVASEIDEISRLLNIDDKLHRSIHQLSGGEWQRVRLAGSCLQVSPALNPSARLLIWDEPAAPLDIAQESLLYRLIERMAGQGLTIIMANHDLNRTLRHADKVLMLKNGVLYRAGYAEEVLTQEALQAVFGASIRRIELEGHYHLLFD; encoded by the coding sequence ATGATTCGTGTTAATAGCTTACAGGTGGATTCGCGTCTGCTACCTCTCTCACTCAGTGCCAACGCTGGCGAGGTTTGGCATGTGATTGGCCCCAATGGCAGTGGCAAGAGTACCTTTCTGGCAGCATTGGCGGGGTTGACGTCATTTTCAGGTTCAATCCAGATTGATGAGTTGGAAGTGGGGGAGGCTAGTCTTTCTGAATTAGCCCTGCATCGTGCCTATCTTGCCCAAAATGATAAACCCAGTTTTCAATTGCAGGTTTTCCAATATTTAGCGCTTTCCATCCCTGCCAGTATGGCGATTGATAGCCCAGAAGTGGCCAGTGAAATTGATGAGATCAGTCGTCTGCTGAATATTGATGACAAGCTGCATCGTTCGATCCATCAACTTTCCGGTGGCGAATGGCAACGCGTACGTTTGGCTGGCAGTTGCTTACAAGTCTCTCCGGCGTTAAATCCATCTGCCCGTTTGCTGATTTGGGATGAACCCGCAGCACCGCTCGACATTGCTCAAGAAAGTTTGTTGTATCGTTTGATTGAGCGAATGGCCGGACAAGGACTGACCATCATTATGGCTAACCATGACCTCAATCGGACTTTGCGACACGCAGATAAGGTTCTGATGCTCAAAAATGGAGTGTTGTATCGCGCAGGCTATGCTGAAGAGGTGCTTACTCAAGAAGCACTACAAGCGGTGTTTGGAGCGTCAATCCGCCGTATCGAACTTGAAGGTCATTACCATCTTCTGTTTGACTGA
- the msrB gene encoding peptide-methionine (R)-S-oxide reductase MsrB: protein MLNWQQVLDFANQGNPAPDCEVIRSEAEWREILNEQQYYVMRQHGTERAFSNAMCELFEPGVYQCAGCQTLLFDSATKFDSGTGWPSFSQPVKINAISYHLDHQLARARVEVRCNTCASHLGHVFPDGPPPSGLRYCINSVAVEKLNAH, encoded by the coding sequence ATGTTGAATTGGCAACAAGTGCTGGACTTTGCAAATCAAGGTAATCCAGCACCGGATTGTGAAGTGATCCGCAGTGAAGCAGAATGGCGCGAAATACTCAATGAACAGCAGTATTACGTGATGCGTCAGCATGGCACCGAAAGAGCTTTCTCCAATGCGATGTGTGAGCTATTTGAACCGGGGGTATATCAGTGTGCAGGGTGTCAAACCTTACTGTTTGATTCCGCAACCAAGTTTGATTCCGGCACAGGATGGCCTTCGTTTTCACAGCCTGTGAAAATAAATGCCATCTCTTACCATTTGGATCACCAGTTAGCGCGTGCCAGAGTGGAAGTTCGTTGCAACACGTGTGCTTCACATTTAGGGCATGTGTTTCCTGATGGCCCGCCCCCGAGTGGTTTGCGCTATTGTATTAATTCTGTCGCTGTCGAAAAGCTCAACGCACATTAA
- a CDS encoding DUF2750 domain-containing protein, translated as MSKLTADIDANLALFIQETQETQLVWGLRNEEGWLSCESTEFEESEVMPFWSSKEDAQIHNVEEWADFEVVEIPFDVFVEDWLITLDEDGVLVGPNWNASLEGKELEPSQLAKLYL; from the coding sequence ATGAGCAAATTAACGGCAGATATCGACGCGAATCTAGCGCTGTTTATTCAAGAAACCCAAGAAACCCAGCTAGTATGGGGTTTACGTAACGAAGAAGGTTGGCTCTCTTGTGAATCGACTGAATTTGAAGAAAGTGAAGTCATGCCTTTCTGGTCATCAAAAGAAGATGCGCAAATTCATAATGTCGAAGAGTGGGCAGACTTTGAAGTGGTTGAAATCCCATTTGATGTATTTGTTGAAGATTGGTTGATTACCCTAGATGAAGATGGTGTTCTCGTTGGACCAAACTGGAACGCAAGTCTAGAAGGTAAAGAATTAGAGCCATCACAACTGGCCAAACTCTACCTGTAA
- the sbcB gene encoding exodeoxyribonuclease I has protein sequence MQQEHQPTFFFFDYETWGVNPAKDRPSQFAGVRTDMDFNIIGEPLVIYCQLPNDYLPAPEAALITGITPQKANSLGLPEPEFIARIHAELSTPNTTSLGYNSIRFDDEVTRYTCYRNFIDPYAWSWQRGNSRWDLLDVIRACHALRPEGIEWPENDEGFTSFKLEHLSVANGIEHSNAHDAMADVIATIELAKKVKAAQPKLFDYFFNMRHKRKLTELIDIVNQTPLMHVSGMLGRERHYTSWIVPIAWHPTNQNAVIVVDLGKDPQPLFDLDAEALQARLYTRYEDLAPDELPVPVKLVHLNKCPILAPAKTLTAENAEKIGIDREQCLAHLNVIRQHPEIREKLVTVFSQEREFAKENNVDSQLYEGFFSPADRAAMEIIRTTSPDNLGSLEIKVADKRIEPLLFRYRARHYPHTLTDAEQRRWAAHCRDYFERNLESYMLNLENLAHEHQTDEKKMAILKSVYHYVEKLAH, from the coding sequence ATGCAGCAAGAACACCAGCCCACATTCTTTTTTTTCGACTACGAGACTTGGGGAGTTAACCCAGCTAAAGATCGTCCTAGTCAGTTTGCGGGTGTTCGTACCGATATGGATTTCAACATCATTGGTGAGCCGCTGGTGATTTACTGCCAATTGCCAAATGATTATTTACCCGCTCCTGAAGCGGCGTTGATCACCGGAATTACTCCACAGAAAGCGAATAGTTTAGGCTTACCAGAGCCAGAATTTATCGCCCGCATTCATGCTGAACTCTCCACGCCAAATACCACCAGCTTAGGCTACAACAGCATTCGTTTTGATGATGAAGTGACACGCTACACCTGCTATCGCAACTTTATCGACCCGTATGCATGGAGCTGGCAGCGCGGTAATTCCCGTTGGGATCTGCTGGATGTGATTCGTGCTTGCCATGCTCTGCGCCCTGAAGGCATCGAATGGCCAGAGAATGATGAAGGCTTTACTAGCTTTAAGTTAGAACACCTTTCTGTTGCCAACGGCATTGAGCACAGCAACGCGCACGATGCAATGGCAGATGTGATTGCTACCATTGAACTGGCGAAAAAAGTCAAAGCCGCGCAGCCGAAATTGTTCGACTACTTCTTCAATATGCGCCACAAACGCAAGCTGACAGAACTGATTGATATTGTAAACCAAACTCCGCTGATGCATGTTTCCGGTATGCTTGGGCGTGAGCGTCACTACACCAGTTGGATTGTGCCGATTGCTTGGCATCCGACCAATCAAAATGCGGTCATTGTGGTGGATTTGGGTAAAGACCCTCAGCCTCTGTTTGATCTTGATGCAGAAGCGTTGCAAGCACGTCTCTATACTCGTTATGAAGATTTAGCGCCCGATGAACTACCGGTTCCGGTGAAGTTAGTGCATCTCAACAAATGTCCTATTCTTGCTCCCGCCAAGACTCTGACCGCAGAGAATGCTGAAAAGATTGGTATTGATCGCGAACAGTGTCTTGCCCATTTGAATGTGATTCGTCAGCACCCAGAAATTCGTGAAAAGCTGGTGACGGTATTCAGTCAAGAGCGCGAGTTTGCCAAAGAAAACAATGTGGATAGCCAATTGTATGAAGGGTTCTTCTCGCCTGCCGATCGTGCGGCGATGGAGATCATTCGCACCACATCACCGGATAATCTTGGCAGCCTTGAGATTAAAGTGGCGGATAAACGTATCGAACCTCTGTTGTTCCGTTACCGTGCTCGCCATTACCCACATACCTTAACCGATGCCGAGCAGCGCCGCTGGGCAGCGCATTGTCGTGACTATTTTGAACGTAACCTTGAAAGCTATATGCTCAATTTGGAAAACTTAGCTCATGAACATCAGACTGACGAAAAGAAAATGGCGATTTTAAAATCCGTTTACCATTACGTTGAAAAGCTCGCTCACTAA
- the btuC gene encoding vitamin B12 ABC transporter permease BtuC, producing the protein MDFHRLLQHKQQRWRRSGYLLLGLFFSLCAVYLLVGELWLSPFSTWSSLEQQLVWELRLPRLLAAAVIGASLAIAGATLQVLLGNVLAEPGVVGISGGASVAMVILLLFFPSLNSPEAFMVAAVLGALLFTLLLVTMARKLRLTTARLLLVGVALGILSGAVVTWAFYFSDDLGLRQLMYWLMGSVAGVSWYQHTLSLVAIPVVVWLALQGGLLDKLMLGEGHAKQLGVDIHRVRWRLILAIALLVGASVALGGVIGFVGLVVPHLLRLTLGSENRLLLPMSALCGALLLVSADLIARMALGSGELPLGVVTTTLGAPIFIWMLVRNHDSC; encoded by the coding sequence ATGGATTTTCATCGATTACTTCAGCATAAACAACAACGCTGGCGGCGCAGCGGCTATCTGCTGCTTGGGTTATTTTTCAGCTTATGTGCGGTTTATCTGCTCGTGGGAGAGCTATGGTTGTCGCCATTTTCTACATGGTCTTCACTTGAACAGCAATTGGTGTGGGAGCTACGCCTGCCAAGGCTGCTTGCGGCGGCGGTAATTGGTGCTTCTTTGGCGATTGCAGGCGCAACTTTACAAGTGTTGCTCGGCAACGTGCTTGCTGAGCCCGGTGTGGTGGGCATTTCCGGTGGGGCGAGTGTTGCTATGGTCATCTTGCTGCTGTTCTTCCCAAGTTTAAATTCTCCCGAAGCATTTATGGTTGCCGCCGTGCTAGGAGCATTGCTGTTTACCCTACTTTTGGTGACGATGGCACGCAAATTACGCTTAACCACGGCAAGGTTGCTGCTGGTCGGTGTTGCACTAGGTATCTTGTCAGGCGCAGTGGTCACTTGGGCATTCTATTTCAGTGATGATTTAGGTTTACGTCAGTTGATGTATTGGCTGATGGGCAGTGTTGCAGGCGTTAGTTGGTATCAGCACACACTCTCTTTGGTCGCGATTCCGGTGGTGGTTTGGCTTGCGTTACAAGGCGGACTTTTGGATAAGCTCATGCTCGGAGAAGGTCACGCAAAACAATTGGGTGTCGATATTCATCGTGTCCGCTGGCGTTTGATTCTGGCTATTGCGTTATTGGTCGGTGCCTCTGTGGCGTTGGGGGGCGTAATTGGTTTCGTGGGATTGGTGGTCCCTCATTTACTGCGTTTAACGCTAGGCTCTGAAAATCGACTCCTGTTACCTATGTCTGCCCTGTGCGGCGCTCTGTTATTGGTGAGCGCGGATCTGATTGCGCGTATGGCTCTAGGCAGTGGTGAGCTACCCCTTGGTGTGGTCACGACCACTCTGGGGGCGCCAATCTTTATCTGGATGTTGGTGAGAAACCATGATTCGTGTTAA
- a CDS encoding histidine phosphatase family protein: MIRIWLLRHGKTQGPAALNGVTDVAVDSEIQQAIADQLMNLPFSRVISSPLRRCADLAQLIQEARPEITLNYDVNLRELDFGQFDGQSFTELESEWPLLEAFWQDPAKHTLPQAEPLADAYQRVCQSWQAWLPRLDSDTLILCHAGTIRLILAEVLGVDWRNPNWYGRLTIPHQSLTQLNLYPGESPFVSVNSIGNAL, translated from the coding sequence ATGATCCGAATTTGGTTACTGCGCCACGGAAAAACGCAAGGGCCTGCCGCGCTCAATGGTGTGACTGATGTTGCGGTTGATAGCGAAATTCAGCAAGCGATCGCTGATCAACTGATGAACTTACCTTTCTCGCGAGTAATTAGCTCTCCTTTACGTCGTTGTGCTGATCTGGCGCAGTTGATTCAGGAGGCACGTCCGGAGATCACGCTTAACTATGATGTTAATCTGCGAGAACTGGATTTTGGTCAGTTTGATGGACAATCTTTTACTGAGTTAGAAAGTGAATGGCCACTGCTAGAGGCCTTTTGGCAAGATCCTGCAAAACATACCTTACCGCAAGCCGAACCCTTAGCCGATGCGTATCAACGAGTTTGCCAATCTTGGCAAGCATGGTTGCCAAGATTGGATAGCGATACACTCATACTTTGCCATGCAGGAACCATTCGCTTGATTTTGGCCGAAGTGTTGGGGGTGGATTGGCGCAATCCGAATTGGTATGGCCGTTTAACCATACCTCATCAGTCGCTGACTCAACTAAACCTTTATCCTGGTGAGTCACCTTTCGTGAGCGTGAACAGCATCGGAAATGCGCTTTGA
- a CDS encoding adenosylcobinamide-GDP ribazoletransferase: MRPILRYQLELFLLAVSFFSRIPVPVNLPYSSERMNQAGRYFALVGLLLGAICALVYSLATQLFSTNISVFLTMVLSLLLTGAFHEDGLADMADGIGGGMTAERRLAIMKDSRIGTYGACALLMALFGKYLLLTELADLTSLVPIWLLAYTLSRAVAASLIRNTPYVSDTDSSKSKPLAQQQSGTDVAILALTALATLLVFSWQFMAVMIAASVIFRHTFRSWLINRIGGFTGDCLGAAQQLMELIIYMILLAFLQHELMI; encoded by the coding sequence ATGAGGCCGATTCTTCGTTATCAACTTGAACTTTTTCTATTGGCGGTCAGCTTTTTTTCGCGCATTCCTGTGCCAGTCAATTTACCTTATAGCAGTGAGCGCATGAATCAGGCCGGCCGCTATTTTGCGTTAGTCGGTTTACTCCTCGGGGCAATTTGTGCGCTCGTGTACTCCTTAGCTACCCAACTTTTTTCTACCAACATCAGTGTGTTTCTGACGATGGTACTTAGCCTATTACTGACTGGAGCATTCCACGAAGATGGGTTAGCCGATATGGCCGATGGCATCGGTGGAGGAATGACCGCAGAGCGCCGTTTAGCGATTATGAAAGACAGCCGCATTGGGACTTATGGAGCCTGTGCTCTGCTGATGGCTTTATTTGGTAAATACTTGCTGCTGACTGAACTTGCTGATCTAACCTCACTGGTGCCGATATGGTTGCTTGCGTATACGTTAAGCCGTGCGGTGGCGGCTTCTTTGATTCGCAATACCCCCTATGTTTCCGATACCGACAGCAGTAAAAGCAAACCTCTTGCGCAGCAACAGTCGGGCACTGATGTTGCGATTTTAGCGCTCACGGCTTTGGCAACCTTACTGGTGTTTTCATGGCAATTCATGGCAGTGATGATCGCGGCAAGCGTGATTTTTAGGCATACCTTCCGTTCGTGGTTGATCAATCGCATAGGCGGTTTCACGGGTGATTGTTTGGGAGCTGCACAACAGTTAATGGAATTAATTATCTATATGATCCTGTTAGCTTTTCTACAACATGAACTGATGATTTAG
- a CDS encoding L-cystine transporter, producing MSVVTIAALVIFSGLLLYLFGLQKKASTLSRQVLFGLVLGSTFGLALQVVLGEGHPAINETLSWVGIVGNGYVGLLKMVIMPLVLVSMISAVVRLDKNGSLGKISGLTIGILLVTTAISALIGILITQAFGLTAEGLVEGARETARIAVLESRASSVADLTIPQLLVSFIPTNPFADLTGARSTSIIAVVIFGVLTGIAARKVMADKKELETPIRTFVEAAQAIVMRLVKMIMALTPYGIAALMAKVVATSSASDILSLLGFIVASYVAIALMFVVHGLLVAMVGVNPTTYFKNIWPVLTFAFTSRSSAATIPLNVEAQITKLNVPPAIANLSASFGATIGQNGCAGIYPAMLAVMVAPTVGINPLDIHFIVSLIAMITISSFGIAGVGGGATFAALIVLPAMGLPVTIAALLISIEPLIDMARTALNVSGSMTAGTVTSRLLKQTSEESEPQTQQA from the coding sequence ATGTCAGTGGTTACCATCGCAGCACTTGTGATTTTCTCAGGCTTATTGCTGTACCTCTTCGGACTACAGAAAAAAGCATCCACCCTTTCTCGTCAGGTTTTATTTGGCTTAGTGCTTGGCAGCACCTTTGGTTTGGCGCTGCAAGTTGTTTTGGGCGAAGGCCATCCAGCGATTAACGAAACACTGTCTTGGGTTGGTATTGTCGGCAACGGTTATGTCGGATTGTTGAAAATGGTGATCATGCCACTGGTACTGGTTTCGATGATTTCAGCGGTTGTACGACTGGATAAAAACGGCTCACTGGGCAAAATTTCAGGCCTGACTATCGGCATTTTGCTGGTCACCACCGCCATTTCAGCACTGATTGGTATCCTGATCACTCAAGCGTTTGGTTTGACGGCGGAAGGTTTGGTCGAAGGCGCACGCGAAACCGCACGTATTGCAGTATTAGAGAGCAGAGCTTCAAGTGTTGCGGATCTCACCATCCCACAGCTTTTAGTAAGCTTCATTCCGACCAACCCATTTGCTGATTTAACCGGCGCGCGTTCGACTTCAATCATCGCGGTAGTGATTTTCGGCGTGCTTACTGGTATTGCCGCACGCAAAGTGATGGCTGATAAAAAAGAACTCGAAACACCAATTCGCACTTTTGTTGAAGCCGCACAAGCCATTGTGATGCGCCTTGTCAAAATGATCATGGCGCTGACGCCTTACGGCATTGCAGCCCTAATGGCTAAAGTGGTCGCGACTTCAAGCGCTTCCGACATTCTGAGCTTATTGGGCTTTATAGTTGCATCCTATGTTGCGATTGCACTGATGTTTGTGGTTCATGGTCTGCTCGTGGCTATGGTGGGTGTGAACCCAACCACTTACTTTAAAAACATCTGGCCAGTGCTGACCTTTGCTTTTACTTCACGTAGCTCAGCCGCCACGATTCCACTGAATGTGGAAGCGCAGATCACCAAACTGAATGTGCCACCTGCGATTGCGAACCTATCAGCGTCATTCGGTGCCACGATTGGGCAAAACGGCTGTGCGGGTATTTACCCTGCGATGTTGGCAGTGATGGTTGCTCCAACCGTTGGGATTAACCCACTGGATATCCACTTTATCGTGTCGCTGATTGCGATGATCACCATCAGTTCATTTGGGATCGCGGGCGTGGGCGGCGGTGCAACCTTCGCAGCACTGATTGTGCTGCCAGCCATGGGTTTGCCTGTAACCATCGCCGCACTACTGATTTCTATCGAGCCACTGATTGATATGGCGCGTACTGCACTCAACGTATCGGGTTCGATGACAGCTGGCACAGTCACAAGCCGTTTGCTCAAACAGACAAGCGAAGAATCTGAGCCACAAACTCAGCAAGCATAA
- the cobU gene encoding bifunctional adenosylcobinamide kinase/adenosylcobinamide-phosphate guanylyltransferase codes for MSVHLILGGARSGKSSHAECLAKQAAQKQSATLHYVATATAFDEEMRARIAHHQARRNAEWIEHEVPLALADYLARFQKNDVVLVDCLTLWLNNLLFEHEQSLSSSLIDEYIEQLLAALAQTQAQVILVSNEVGMGVVPMGELTRFFVDHAGWMNQKIAALADSVTLVVAGLPQCLKGES; via the coding sequence GTGAGCGTACATTTGATTTTAGGTGGCGCACGCAGTGGTAAATCGAGTCATGCGGAATGTCTTGCTAAACAGGCTGCACAAAAGCAATCGGCAACCTTGCATTATGTTGCAACCGCCACTGCCTTTGATGAGGAGATGCGTGCGCGAATTGCGCATCATCAAGCAAGGCGGAATGCCGAGTGGATTGAGCACGAAGTGCCGCTGGCACTCGCAGACTATTTAGCTCGCTTTCAAAAAAACGATGTGGTGTTGGTGGATTGCCTGACCTTGTGGTTGAACAACCTGCTTTTTGAACATGAACAATCGCTTTCTTCCTCGTTGATTGATGAGTATATAGAGCAACTGCTGGCTGCATTGGCACAGACTCAAGCTCAAGTGATCTTAGTCAGTAATGAAGTTGGGATGGGAGTAGTTCCTATGGGGGAACTGACTCGCTTCTTTGTTGACCATGCGGGTTGGATGAACCAGAAAATCGCTGCGTTAGCGGATTCGGTGACTTTGGTGGTTGCGGGACTACCACAGTGTTTAAAAGGCGAGAGCTAA
- the cobT gene encoding nicotinate-nucleotide--dimethylbenzimidazole phosphoribosyltransferase: MLDRTFSAEIQQRIDQKTKPLGALGQLERVAHQLALIQSQSKSSAVKQIEIHQPTVLVFAGDHGIAAQGVSIAPSEVTEQMVRNFLAGGAAINCFCRTEHAAMRVVDCGILRAQPAHPDLIEQRLGAGTNNFAQQAAMNPEQVQAGIMLGKALIHREADSGCNLLMFGEMGIGNTSSAAAILAALSGLPIDVCVGRGTGISDKQFQRKITLVTQGVERCLGAVPQEVLMQVGGFEIVQMVGAFLGAYEKQTPVLVDGFIVSVAAYVATLIEPNVRDYLLFAHRSQEIGHRAVLELLGAEPLLNLGLRLGEGTGAVLALGIVRAAVEFYNHMASFADAGVTV, encoded by the coding sequence ATGTTAGATCGCACTTTTAGCGCCGAAATCCAACAACGAATTGATCAAAAAACCAAACCACTCGGTGCACTCGGCCAACTTGAGCGTGTTGCTCATCAACTCGCTCTGATCCAAAGCCAATCCAAATCAAGTGCCGTTAAGCAGATTGAAATTCATCAACCTACTGTGCTGGTGTTTGCTGGCGATCATGGCATTGCCGCACAAGGTGTGAGTATCGCGCCAAGCGAAGTCACCGAACAAATGGTGCGCAATTTTCTTGCCGGTGGTGCCGCTATTAACTGTTTTTGCCGCACTGAGCATGCCGCGATGCGCGTTGTCGATTGCGGTATTTTGCGTGCGCAACCTGCGCATCCGGATTTGATTGAGCAAAGATTGGGTGCGGGAACAAACAATTTTGCGCAGCAAGCTGCGATGAACCCAGAACAGGTTCAAGCTGGCATTATGCTAGGTAAAGCACTGATCCATCGTGAAGCTGATTCAGGTTGTAATCTACTGATGTTTGGTGAAATGGGGATAGGGAATACCAGCAGTGCAGCGGCAATTTTAGCGGCACTTTCAGGGTTACCCATCGATGTGTGCGTAGGTCGCGGTACGGGCATCAGTGATAAACAGTTCCAACGTAAAATAACCTTAGTCACACAAGGTGTTGAACGCTGCTTAGGTGCTGTGCCGCAAGAAGTGTTAATGCAGGTCGGTGGCTTTGAAATTGTACAGATGGTTGGCGCATTCCTTGGGGCGTATGAAAAGCAAACGCCCGTGTTGGTCGATGGTTTTATTGTTTCTGTCGCGGCTTATGTGGCAACGTTGATCGAGCCGAATGTGCGTGATTACTTACTGTTTGCTCATCGTTCACAAGAAATAGGACACCGAGCTGTATTGGAATTGCTTGGTGCAGAACCATTATTGAATTTGGGTCTACGTTTAGGTGAGGGAACTGGGGCTGTATTGGCTCTGGGGATCGTGCGTGCCGCCGTTGAGTTTTATAATCACATGGCGAGCTTTGCAGATGCTGGAGTGACCGTATAA